The Henckelia pumila isolate YLH828 chromosome 2, ASM3356847v2, whole genome shotgun sequence genome includes a window with the following:
- the LOC140883458 gene encoding high-affinity nitrate transporter 3.1-like: protein MANQANYLVLASFLFCCLVSTCYGVTFSSLQSHKTLVVTASPTTGQVLKAGQDSITVTWSLNTTVAQGTDSTYKTVAVKLCYAPVSQKDRGWRKTVDELKKDKTCSHDIVTKPYSASGNTFTWVVARDVPTATYFVRAYAQDAASVKVAFGQTTDSNKTTNLFQVQSISGRHVSLDISAICFSAFSIISLFGFFFMEKRKAKALQHK, encoded by the exons ATGGCGAATCAAGCTAATTATCTAGTACTCGCCTCGTTTCTGTTTTGTTGCTTGGTATCTACTTGCTATGGTGTCACCTTCTCTTCTCTCCAGAGCCACAAGACTCTCGTCGTCACCGCCTCACCGACAACCGGACAAG TTCTTAAAGCCGGGCAAGACTCGATAACCGTGACATGGTCCCTCAACACGACCGTCGCACAAGGGACCGACTCGACCTACAAAACCGTGGCGGTGAAGCTCTGCTACGCTCCGGTGAGCCAAAAGGATCGCGGGTGGAGGAAAACGGTGGACGAGTTGAAGAAAGACAAGACCTGCTCACACGATATTGTGACCAAGCCATACAGTGCTTCGGGCAATACCTTCACGTGGGTGGTGGCGAGGGACGTGCCGACCGCGACGTATTTCGTCCGCGCATACGCCCAAGACGCCGCGTCGGTGAAGGTGGCGTTCGGACAGACCACGGATTCTAACAAGACCACCAACTTGTTCCAGGTTCAGTCGATAAGCGGACGACATGTGTCGCTCGACATATCGGCCATCTGCTTCTCGGCTTTCTCAATCATATCGTTGTTCGGGTTCTTCTTCATGGAGAAGAGAAAGGCCAAGGCATTGCAACACAAGTGA